One Candidatus Binataceae bacterium genomic window carries:
- a CDS encoding Gfo/Idh/MocA family oxidoreductase, translating to MADRISGQIRIGIIGAGLIGQTHSMMLRQIADRTEQSVRVVAVADAVHAEAEKLESRWPGARALASAQQILDDASIHAVWICTPTAMHREVCIAAARAGKHIFCEKPLAMSAAEAIEMRNAIEAAGVVSQVGLVLRFSPVYTVMKALIAAPEAGRVLAATMRDDQDFPIRGVHASGWRNDPSLTAGGTLIEHSVHDFDLFTWMFGPVSRLYCRTRNRRGATGVEDFGTTDFEFAAGFDAHLVSIWHNMIGRSSNRRIEVFCENLFIASDFDATGTITIQRGANAADEVIAEAEVKRRFEEIIRAERPYLAPFLDARAVPYALEDAVFIAALRGDAEPYPEFDAGVRVQRLVEAAYESARLALPIEIQS from the coding sequence ATGGCTGACAGGATTTCCGGACAAATTCGGATCGGCATCATCGGGGCGGGCCTTATCGGCCAGACGCATTCGATGATGCTGCGGCAGATCGCCGATCGCACCGAGCAGAGCGTGCGCGTCGTTGCCGTCGCCGATGCGGTCCATGCTGAGGCCGAGAAGCTCGAATCGCGATGGCCGGGCGCGCGGGCGCTCGCGTCGGCGCAGCAGATCCTCGACGACGCATCGATCCACGCGGTCTGGATCTGCACGCCGACGGCGATGCATCGCGAGGTGTGTATCGCGGCGGCGCGCGCGGGTAAGCATATCTTCTGCGAAAAGCCGCTGGCGATGTCGGCGGCCGAGGCGATCGAGATGCGCAACGCGATCGAAGCTGCGGGCGTGGTCAGCCAGGTCGGCCTCGTGCTGCGATTCTCGCCCGTCTACACCGTGATGAAGGCGCTAATAGCCGCACCGGAAGCGGGCAGGGTGCTCGCGGCTACGATGCGCGATGACCAGGACTTTCCGATTCGCGGCGTGCATGCGAGCGGCTGGCGCAACGATCCGTCGCTCACGGCAGGCGGCACGCTGATCGAGCATAGCGTTCACGATTTCGATCTGTTCACCTGGATGTTCGGGCCGGTCTCGCGGCTCTACTGCCGGACGCGAAATCGCCGCGGCGCCACGGGCGTCGAGGATTTCGGCACGACGGATTTCGAGTTCGCCGCCGGCTTCGACGCGCACCTCGTATCTATCTGGCACAACATGATCGGCCGTTCGAGCAATCGGCGCATCGAAGTCTTCTGCGAGAATCTGTTTATCGCGAGCGATTTCGACGCCACGGGCACAATCACGATCCAGCGTGGCGCCAACGCGGCCGACGAAGTGATTGCCGAGGCCGAGGTGAAGCGCCGCTTTGAGGAAATCATTCGCGCCGAGCGGCCGTACCTCGCACCATTCCTCGACGCGCGCGCCGTTCCGTATGCGCTCGAAGACGCGGTCTTTATCGCGGCACTGCGCGGCGACGCCGAGCCCTATCCCGAGTTCGACGCGGGCGTGCGCGTCCAGCGCCTTGTCGAGGCCGCATATGAATCGGCTCGCCTCGCGCTTCCCATCGAAATACAAAGTTAA